From a region of the Oncorhynchus kisutch isolate 150728-3 unplaced genomic scaffold, Okis_V2 scaffold1580, whole genome shotgun sequence genome:
- the LOC109888296 gene encoding G-protein coupled receptor family C group 5 member B isoform X1, whose translation MAFFPVLLLLLSVVQRGSSQDPDEDTLAVPRGCGWGLVRPYTLLCDLDSVWGVAVESAAAGGALAAILLGLIILCRLHHVSEAEKRSGVGPILLLLLGILGLFGLSFAYLIERDEQLCLLRRALWGLLFALCFSCLLVQGVRLRRLGSERRSPGGCTLTGLALGLSAVQGIIAAEWLLLTVLREGRAACQYLPLDFSLACSYVLALLLAALGAASFALCGKTRQWRCNAVWLLSACLLSLLLWVAWVGFYLYGNAWLGRSPDWDDPALAIALVAQGWLLLLFHAVPEAHSCLCSPPQPSAPDYFDTSQAPSRMRETSFDEDIPLSHRQFPENQGYGFDENTAGLRSAGHHNGNTAPRPSAPFRSNVYQPTEMTMILNGGAVSSHIVPSAPPTYTGRQLW comes from the exons ATGGCGTtcttccctgtcctcctcctcctcctctccgtgGTCCAGCGTGGTTCCTCCCAGGACCCTGATGAGGACACGTTGGCAGTGCCCCGGGGGTGTGGCTGGGGCCTGGTGCGCCCCTACACCCTCCTCTGCGACCTGGACTCTGTTTGGGGCGTGGCGGTCGAATCTGCAGCGGCCGGCGGCGCCCTGGCTGCCATTTTACTGGGCCTGATCATCCTCTGCAGACTACATCATGTGAGCGAGGCGGAGAAGCGCAGCGGCGTGGGACCCATTCTCCTCCTGCTCCTGGGCATCCTGGGCCTGTTCGGCCTCAGTTTCGCCTACCTCATCGAGCGTGACGAACAGCTGTGTCTTCTGCGCCGTGCCCTCTGGGGCCTGCTCTTTGCCCTGTGCTTCTCCTGTCTGCTGGTGCAGGGTGTGCGGCTCCGGAGGTTGGGCAGCGAGCGCCGGAGCCCGGGGGGCTGCACTCTGACCGGCCTGGCACTGGGGCTGAGCGCCGTTCAAGGGATCATCGCCGCCGAGTGGCTCCTGCTCACGGTGCTCAGGGAGGGCAGAGCGGCCTGCCAGTACCTGCCTCTGGACTTCTCCTTAGCCTGTAGCTATGTGCTTGCGCTACTGCTAGCCGCGCTGGGGGCGGCCTCCTTCGCTCTCTGTGGGAAGACCCGGCAGTGGCGCTGTAACGCGGTCTGGCTCCTCTCCGCCTGTCTGTTGTCCCTCCTCCTCTGGGTTGCCTGGGTGGGCTTCTATCTCTACGGTAACGCCTGGCTGGGGCGGTCCCCGGACTGGGACGATCCAGCATTGGCGATAGCACTGGTGGCACAGGGTtggctcctcctcctgttccACGCCGTGCCCGAGGCACACTCCTGTCTCTGCTCCCCGCCACAACCCTCTGCCCCTGACTATTTTGACACGTCCCAGGCTCCGTCCCGCATGAGGGAGACCAGCTTCGACGAGGACATCCCCCTCTCACACAGGCAGTTTCCAGAGAACCAGGGCTACGGCTTTGACGAAAACACTGCAG GTCTGAGGAGTGCAGGTCATCATAATGGTAACACAGCGCCCAGACCCAGTGCCCCCTTCCGCAGCAACGTGTACCAGCCCACTGAGATGACCATGATCCTGAATGGGGGAGCGGTGAGTTCTCATATT
- the LOC109888296 gene encoding G-protein coupled receptor family C group 5 member B isoform X2 → MAFFPVLLLLLSVVQRGSSQDPDEDTLAVPRGCGWGLVRPYTLLCDLDSVWGVAVESAAAGGALAAILLGLIILCRLHHVSEAEKRSGVGPILLLLLGILGLFGLSFAYLIERDEQLCLLRRALWGLLFALCFSCLLVQGVRLRRLGSERRSPGGCTLTGLALGLSAVQGIIAAEWLLLTVLREGRAACQYLPLDFSLACSYVLALLLAALGAASFALCGKTRQWRCNAVWLLSACLLSLLLWVAWVGFYLYGNAWLGRSPDWDDPALAIALVAQGWLLLLFHAVPEAHSCLCSPPQPSAPDYFDTSQAPSRMRETSFDEDIPLSHRQFPENQGYGFDENTAGLRSAGHHNGNTAPRPSAPFRSNVYQPTEMTMILNGGAVPSAPPTYTGRQLW, encoded by the exons ATGGCGTtcttccctgtcctcctcctcctcctctccgtgGTCCAGCGTGGTTCCTCCCAGGACCCTGATGAGGACACGTTGGCAGTGCCCCGGGGGTGTGGCTGGGGCCTGGTGCGCCCCTACACCCTCCTCTGCGACCTGGACTCTGTTTGGGGCGTGGCGGTCGAATCTGCAGCGGCCGGCGGCGCCCTGGCTGCCATTTTACTGGGCCTGATCATCCTCTGCAGACTACATCATGTGAGCGAGGCGGAGAAGCGCAGCGGCGTGGGACCCATTCTCCTCCTGCTCCTGGGCATCCTGGGCCTGTTCGGCCTCAGTTTCGCCTACCTCATCGAGCGTGACGAACAGCTGTGTCTTCTGCGCCGTGCCCTCTGGGGCCTGCTCTTTGCCCTGTGCTTCTCCTGTCTGCTGGTGCAGGGTGTGCGGCTCCGGAGGTTGGGCAGCGAGCGCCGGAGCCCGGGGGGCTGCACTCTGACCGGCCTGGCACTGGGGCTGAGCGCCGTTCAAGGGATCATCGCCGCCGAGTGGCTCCTGCTCACGGTGCTCAGGGAGGGCAGAGCGGCCTGCCAGTACCTGCCTCTGGACTTCTCCTTAGCCTGTAGCTATGTGCTTGCGCTACTGCTAGCCGCGCTGGGGGCGGCCTCCTTCGCTCTCTGTGGGAAGACCCGGCAGTGGCGCTGTAACGCGGTCTGGCTCCTCTCCGCCTGTCTGTTGTCCCTCCTCCTCTGGGTTGCCTGGGTGGGCTTCTATCTCTACGGTAACGCCTGGCTGGGGCGGTCCCCGGACTGGGACGATCCAGCATTGGCGATAGCACTGGTGGCACAGGGTtggctcctcctcctgttccACGCCGTGCCCGAGGCACACTCCTGTCTCTGCTCCCCGCCACAACCCTCTGCCCCTGACTATTTTGACACGTCCCAGGCTCCGTCCCGCATGAGGGAGACCAGCTTCGACGAGGACATCCCCCTCTCACACAGGCAGTTTCCAGAGAACCAGGGCTACGGCTTTGACGAAAACACTGCAG GTCTGAGGAGTGCAGGTCATCATAATGGTAACACAGCGCCCAGACCCAGTGCCCCCTTCCGCAGCAACGTGTACCAGCCCACTGAGATGACCATGATCCTGAATGGGGGAGCG